A region of the Styela clava chromosome 1, kaStyClav1.hap1.2, whole genome shotgun sequence genome:
AGTTctacgcatatatatatatatatatacaggcgCATATTTTCTTACTATACATTCTTACTTTAAATCACATGGTTAGATTCGACTGATTCGAATTCCAAGATCAAATCAGATAAGAAATAGTAATAATGTAACACAGCTgtgtgtatataaatatatataattatctaCGTTCGTAATGCAAACAAAAAGCAAACTATTACCAGTGTCTGAAATGAGTACGCGCAAGTAATCAGTAAACGAAATTAGGATTTATGACTATAATAAATTGCATTAGCTGcaacaaaatatatcaaaagattTACAGATATAGTATAATTGACAAGAGCTAAAACATGTTGCATATGCCCAAAACAATTTATTCCGAATGATCGAAGGATAAGAAATGTTTTGTCAATACGTTTCGCCAACGTTGTGCGCCAAGTAGTCTAtgtaaaaattgatattttcacAATCGCAACGCTTAGTTTAATCTCTAACTAACTTACTAAAATTGAAGTTTATTTTATCGTCTTGTTGACGCCTCTCTTTGGATACATGtgaaaaagaatgaaaaacATTGCTCGCTTTCGTTCGTCCTTGTTAGACCAATAGTGATACTTAGACTCTGAAAGGCTAACTAGAATACAGTTCACGGTACTACACTTTCAAGAGTGTTGACAATAGTACATTCAGAAATCAGAAGTGCGGAATGAGATATAGCAATATTTATACAAAACACCACGGAGCCTAACGAGACAAAGTTTTCATCATTTCGTATGAACTCGAAAGAGTTTTTCTAATTGACACTAATGATATTTCACATAAATCTTGCAGAACAAATGACTTGGATTTAAGATGCAAATATATATCAAGCTCTTTTGTACGAAAAGGGCTTAGCCGAGGCATGAATCATTgtccaaaaaataatattcaatgaGGAATACGGGATAAAATAACGTTCCGCGGTAAGTTGTTGCAAATATATTTCTGGAGTGTATACTTCATTTCGTTTTAAGTATTAATTGCTGTTCACGCCCTGTCCTGAATGCACAAGACAGGTAATCCTAAATCTTCTTTTCACAGCTGCACTCTGTTTTTCGACACGATCCCTTTGACCCTTCATTTCTCTCAATTTTCGCTCGATGCAAGTCAATTTTTATGAGATGGGTGAAAGTTTAAACAAACTAGATCATATATGGAGATGTTCTAGTAAATAGCGCCTGCTGAGTTCAAGAACTGCGGCGTTAGTGATCAAATGCTGTTATTTTTTTTGCGTGTTTCGATATTTTCTGGGTCCATAAGTTTAGctaaagcaaaaaaataatagTGTTATAAAAATTCATTTGTCTCATGTTTGGATTGAAAACCAAAGAAACGCAATAACGTCTAAATATTGATCACTCTTTCAGTATTTGTAAAAGTAACATTTGACTGAATACTGAGTGTTTAACACGACATTGGATGTATAATTAGACCATTAGGGGTGaccataattattttaattttacttaATTGCTATTCTCAATGATGTAATTTCAAAGAATTGTGCTGGATATTCAAACtcgaattttatttaatatcggCCTTCGGCCCTTGTTACAACAAAATCGTAGATACGGGGATGGCCTATTAAACCTCGTGATAAAAAAGCTTCAGCTTTGCAATAATTACAATCATTAGAGTATTTTCTGTGCTGTATAACATAAATAAATGGCGACTTGAAGTGTCTATTCATTTAAAGCCGACGGTCCAGATAATATAACAATTTTAGTAATTTTCCAGTTTTTCGTAATCTATGGAAATCACGATTCATTTACTGAAATTGAAAGCAGATAAACTTAACTTCCTTCATCCGGGTAATGTGACAATTATCTAAAATTATGTCGATAAACCGCTGTTAAAAACAACTCCTGTATTGTGAATATTCATTCCCTTatgaaacaattatttttgagtCGCTGGTATAAAAATTAATCGCAGGAAATACGGGTTCAGATATTAAAGTTTTAGGTAACATTAATTGTAACAAATGTAACTTCAACCAGTCAGGATAAACATGCATacacacgtaaaaacaaatttaacataatgaatatatatataaaaaaagagagctatgctcaaatatatggacacgtcacaaggtgtcgctatttttcattctgacacataaaaaacgaatctcttgaagtccacagaaattattgaaataagtaaaagtaatagccttctttAATCAATCTttacccactgaaaatttcaaagcaattggtcgagtattcgaagagaaaaatgactttttcataacgtgtcaaagaacaaaaacaacataatatcgaaacgatcgttatgtccactgacatGTCCAAATATTAACAAtcttatgtaaaatattttaaagttgtAATGAGTTGAAGTATTGAATTCCCATACATAGTACTGGACACCAAAAATAGTATCTTTAAAATTTGTTcgacattttgaattttatgcGCCACGTAATCCATTTTTAACTAATCGTTGTTAATGcattatttttgattgaaattcaaATACGGCATTACAACAAATAACATTCGTAAGATATAGTGTTGTTAATTTCATTATTAGAGCCAAGATAGACTTTATCAGCAAAGTCAATTGTTGTTTGACATTTCATGCTGCTATATGCCTACACTTtaccagatatatatatatataccgatatctatttttcgataaaaaatttttatttttcctgaGTGTCCATGAAGTTATGAGGAATTTCCAATGTTACTATATATAAGGAAATTGTAAACGGGTGTAGCATGGTGATAAATTGCCAGTATACATGAACGAACGTGAAAATTTGTCGACGAATCAGCTTGTAACCTTGCCATTTATTGCCTCGTCACTCTGAGTGGTAAAGGGAATCGCAATGTTCTGACTCAGCAGCGCCTCTGTCGTTAATGAAAATCGCAAAACTTCGCACATTTTCATTGAGGCCAAAAATCATTACTCTGATACAACTGTATTTCACACACTCATGCCCGCGATGTGAATAAACCACCGGTATACGTTTGACAGATTTCCCATAACAGGATGCTGGGATAAGAGACTTGCAAATATCTCTATTTTCTCAATCGCTTCGATGTATTAATTCGTAACTGAATCTGGATATGTTATCTGTTTTATATTACCAAAGCCGGCCAGGACTGGTGAACGAGCGGAAGGCCCGAGGTTTGTCAAATCGGCTTTTGTTTCCATGGGAACCAATGGAAAGTCTTAGAAGCTATTAGGGTTGCAAtctatgaaaagtttcaatgAGGGACATAGATTATCGtctttatttaatttgtaacttgcaggaaagaacaatataaaacaatgaaataaaatttatatacaagctaaaaagatataGTAAAACAATCTTCacgtgtttttcatttaatgtttgtttaacattgacccaaacaatgttaataaaattgttatttctttggctatttgagccggaccaaagcgaaattgaaaagaataattaaaagctcGCAAATACATAAATGAAggcatttttttaaaaacggaacaatatcaaacacagtactataactaACTATCAGGCTAAACGACGTTGGAACGAATATCATAAAATTAGCATCTTTTCTAAATGCTAAAAAGGACAAGGACCGAAAACCTTAATTGAAGAATTGTCCTTTGCAATAAAGGACAGTTGGCAGCCCTACTAGCTTTAAACCTGACGTGATTTAAACCGTGCTTAACTGCACCGAATGAATCAAAACTTCCGCCATTCGAAGAATCTTAAGCCATTTGCTTTTGCAGAACGCCCTCGAGTTTTGCAGCTATGTGAATAAAGTGGTTGTTTTAGAAAGATATTTCAATACACTTCGCTGATATTAATCGATTCACGCATAGCTGCAAGCTTGATCATATATTTACAGACAACATAGAAATAGCCTACGTCATTCAGCATTTTGCATATATAACGCgatgaattgaaatataatacTCGAGTTGCAGTTAGCCTGATATCAGTCAGCTTTCGGCACCAAACAGTATGGAAGTCTTAACAATTTTATCAGCATTGTGCTTCACTGCCCTGGTTGTGGCAAAACCAACAACTAAAGAATGTCAGTTACCAGCTTTAAAAGAAGTCGACTCCAACATGGTAGGTTAAACTTTTGTTGAGGTTTGAATCAGACGTAACGTTTTAGCAGTTTCTGTTAAAATGTTCCTCATGGTCAACAACGCGCCgttttcaacaaatatatatccaatatCATTTCTTCATAAATCATAGTCTACTAGCTAGAGCATTGTAatcttttgttgtttttatttatagctCACTGGAACTTGGTATCTAGTATTAACACCTGTTCAACCCTTTGAAGAAATGATGCCTTGTTTTGCGGCTAAAAACGTCAGGGACTCGGGGAAAGGTACATACGTGAGAGGAATGATCATCTATCCATCAAAGTATGCTCAATGAATTAAAAGATTACTTTTGTACTTTTTAAAGATTTAAAAAGTTTATATTACTTTAAAATATGAGACAAGCGGCTTGCCAAAGGAGTTAAATAAGAATATGTCATGTCCGATGTAATGGCTTAGCGTTCGTCATTTTTCCAAGATTCCAACTCAACTGAATCATTAAGAAAAGTTCGATTAGAACCGCTGACATAACAGGCTAATAcgtgttttcattttttattaatttgcaGAGACACCGTTGAAATCGAAGACATACCACTACATTACTTCGCTATGAATCATACTTCAATCAATTACATGGACCCCAAATATGGTTAATTAAAATTACTGAAATTTATAActattaaaacatcaaaaatacgTTATGTCTATacagaatattattttatagtagatcacaaataaacaaaaatttcaacatttgctTTTAGAATTTATATTTGCTGATTCTGCAAAGAGACACGGTATAGGAGAGGAAGGGATGAAAGGTAATGTACCTGCTGTTTCTGTATAACcatctttttattattataaatatgttGATCAAAAAAGTGCTTCCTAgatttagaaaaatataaacatGCGATTTTGacttttcaataaattaattgTGCCGGTATATGATACAACTCCGAGCCCAGCGCTAAGTTGCTAACTATTACTTTATGACCGACTCGTGATTGTGcatcaaaaacattttatttgaaataataaatgaaatatactCACTCAATTTGTTGTTTGCAACTCAAATTTACGGAAAGATTAACATTTTAGAGGTGAAAGGAGTGTTTTCATTAGGAGCAAGTCAAGTAACGGATTATGAAAATTATCTCATTTGGGTAGAGTGTGCTTTCAATGGTGAGTGACTGGTAAAGTATTTTGGCCGCCTTGTTCATAATTAACATATGAGTGACTGCTAACAACATTCTACATACTTAAAGCCTTTGGTCTATAGTATAGATATatctagggttaccatatttttgtgacttcaaatcgggacgcctcggaagacaacgaccccttagctgtgattttgtaacttcacattttccgattttactacataggcctacattcctacatttaaagctgccgcggctgtctttattggccatattgttatcgaaatttcatgcgcatattctcttcCAAATATCGCGTTCAGTttgaaaaataggaaggaattgatgttaacgataccggtacaaataattcgaatttagacgaattagtattggttttacatgcgatacgtctgccatcagtggaaatcagcgggaaacgaacgcattcaccttcagtgagtaggctagcgctgcgctacacataaacaacagtaacgagaacatgtttgtgtagtatgctggaaaagcgggacttttggctgacttatcgagacggcgggacaaaacgctgaaaagcgggactgtcccgcctaaagcgggtcgtatggtaagcctagatATATCATATACTAGATTTATCACTAAAATTTGAGCCGATTGGTTGATCAATTTAAGTCACAGTAATAGGAAAATTAATTACAAAACCCCCAGAtataatatttgatagaaataatattgaataactGAATATTAGTACTGCTAAATATAGAAGTGTGTATAcgcatttttgtaatattttaataggCGATAAGTATGCTCTTGCCTACACAAGAACCAATCATCCCAGTGCTGAAAACATTCTTCAAATACACAATGCGTTGGCAGAAATTGGAGGAGAATGGAGTCAAATTCCGCTACATCTGGCGGGTTGCACAAAATTTGACATACCATTTGCAGAAATATAATTATTCTACAAatgcttattggacacgtttagtggacataacgatcgtttcaatattatgttgttattgttatttgtctccatcatttttaaaaaatcgcttttctcttcgaatactgatACATCTGATTTTTCCAATAAAATCAACAGACGTAGGTTCAATTTATTTCAGGGTTTTTATCTATATTGACCAAATCTAAATACACAAGATTTTAATCGTTAACAGTGCCATTGTGACTGAGTATCACCAGGAAAACTCCTTGCTACAAGTCCTCTGTAGCAATAAACATTTTTCGATCACCTATTTTCCACATAACGACTATTAGTTTATTTCAAACATATCGTAAAaatggtattttttttaaaagattaTGCGATGTCAAAGTTATTCAGATTTCTTTACAAACTTCGTTCTAAGTAGAAACATTTAATCAGTCTTGTTCGAAGGGTTGCATTTGAGTATTTGTGTATTTCATTATCTGTTACAGTATTTGGAACAATTCAAatcgattgtgcaactttacaatatatgaACATTTGCAATCATTGTGTGCAACCATTGTGTGCTTTTTTGATCTATATATAATGAAATCAGATTGAAAATGATTTCTCTAAGTACGTTCCAATAGTACGCAAAATAGGAACAAGCAGTGGGGACCCACTTTTCCTAGTGTAGTTTCATCATATTCAATTGATAACTTAGCATTTATCGGCGCTCAaacttaaaaaagttttttttatacatcTCACGGAAAGTAGGCTATTTGATATCAAACGATGATCTGATGGTTAAGCCTCAGTGAAAACCTATTTACCAGAAAAAAAGGCAAAAATTGAGTGCCAAATCCATAATACCCGAGGATATCTGAAATAATAATCTTTTATCTTAAAGTACGcctactgaaaatttgaaactgattgTTCAAATTAGTTGCCAAAACAAAGCAATTTttctcaacaacaacaatttcaaaCCAACTACTATGTTCAGTCAACACAGTTGGGAAGATATTGTACATGTCATTCATACGGAGATCAACAACAAAACATCTaatgatcaaatattttataattttacacTTTGTCTAAATCAAACTGTAAAGTCAACGGTCTCAGTTATAATTTGATGGTCTTTTCAGGTTAAGTCGTGTCTGATTTGGCATTGGTAAGTGGTCACACATTAACAGACTTATTAAGTCTGTAATACTCGATTTGCAATTATAAGCTCAAAGTCtgaaatacgatattttgtgcaCATAACGGGATAGACATGGCATGCTTCAACCTAAGTGAGACTGCTTCGCCAATCAATTGGAGTATACGCGGACGTTTGAACCTTGACATAAATCTTCTTTATGTAACAACATGGCAATTCAACGTCATTTCGCATTATATTTATGCAAAGCTTGTTTATAAAGCTAGCTGTCACTCAGTCTACGTAATTGAGCGTTTAGCTTACCGTAAACATTAGCGCAGTACAAAAGTCGTTTATTTCTCTGTACTCTGAGAGTAACTCAGACTGTTATTTGTTTacataaaatgtattttattgggtGCTCAAGTCAGGCAGTAAATCTGTAGGCATATACGGTATTTTggcaattttcattttcaattgaGTCCTGACTGATTTTttgcttttatgtttttttttttaatttattcgaGTGCAAAATAAGGAAGCCATTGCAGCGGTGTGGTttaatgacaaaaatattttcgacaAGTTTGTAAATCAAGCAGACATGTGCGAAGTGCGGAAAACGCTTCCAACTTTATTGTAATCACATAAGAAGAAAAGAACCATGTGGTCACGTGAATAAAAGAGCAGGGAGTCAGTTAAATTCGTCCATTGGGAAATATTTCAGTCAAAACCATGGTCCTGGCATTAACCAAGACTCtaagtaaataaaacaaacaaaacaaaactaaaGTCCTGCCACGCTATGATAGATGAAAGTTATTCTTCCCAATTTACAATCTCATACAAACGAATGGATGCCGTCGCAATCACCAAAGAACTCGTGCTAAGTGTCTAGTGTCTAACTGAAGGCACCAGATTACAGTCGTTAATATACGACGCTTCACAAACAGtatttgaatgaattcaaaaaatcaatttaataacATTcgaatttaataaatgaaaaataaacaagatCGTGTATGGAAACTGAAGTGATTCTCCATGAATTTTGATGATTGGGCGAGACACTATAAAAGTGTAAAGGGTCGTGCGTTACGTCAAAGTGTATACAGCCAAGGCTACACAACCAATAGAACGTTTTGTGCGTACAGGaggttttcaaaaaaaatcaaatcataTTTTCCAGTGGAAATTccctaaaatttaaaaaataaattcgtGGACTTTTTAAAGACCATAATTACATCtcatcatttatatatattcccAATGGTTCAGCAAACGAATGAATACACAAATGGGATTGCTTTCTTGTATGACCCAAAGATCTGTATTTGAAATATCAGCGTAAGCACGATCCTTCTTTGGCCATGTCGGCTGCCGATATATGACGTATTGTTTACACTACACATCAACTCTCAATATATTGTAAGGTGCATTACAATTGGGACCATCTTTAATTCGGCAAGAAACAGAATGGACCTCCGAGCGATTTTTATTGCATTGTGCCTAATCACACTCTGCTCAGGCAAACCAACATCAAATGAAAAATGCCGGTTGCCATCTTTAGAGCAGTTCGACTCAAACATGGTAAGTAATAATGAATACTATTGATAATTAGTCATACCTCCAAATATTATATCAATACCAAAGTTTGCAATGAAATGTTACTTTTGTTTAGCTAACTGGAACCTGGTATCAAGTCCTTAGACCCACAGTACTACTTGGGAATAGTCTCCTATGTTTTGCCATCAAAGACATCAGAGAAACACAAAAAGATTCATACTCAAGAGGATTAATCATTCATCCATCATCAAAGTAAGACTattcataatatttttcgaaacagtattttaatatattttaagatattttgaaaatcataATTGAGGTAACGATGAATCTAGATAGctatcggagaccgccgacttatcgatctgaGGTTTCGATACTTTgttctgactcaatagcgacaccgcgtgtcccatcactagttaaatattaactcgctaattatactgGTCGGAGATATGAGGATTGcacatgtaaaatttggagcagattcaacctcgctttcgtgagacaTCGCGTAACAAACGAAAGTgactaacagacaaacaaacagacaaatacctatcaacatacttaccgatcgagatcgataagcaATAATAGTAAATACATGGATATGGAGGTAGTGCCATTCTTTCACCATAAACCAGATCACACCCGTAATAGCAAGTTTCAAGTATGTTGTTATCATCTAGGCTAGAAACACCCCTAAATTATTTACCCCATGGAATAAATCTTTGCATAAACACATTATTAGTACACGATATGTAATTCATTTTCCATATTGATTTTGCAGTGGCAACATTGCATTTGAAGATTTACCTATGCATTTCTGGTTTAGAAACAATACGTCGATACATCAAATGGACAAAAAATATggtatttttgttgaaatttcatTGCACTTCTGTCTGAATCGGGtgtcaaatgaataaaatttaaaatcattattttaaGAATATATCTTCGTCGATTTGGAAAAAAATCTCGGTGTTAGCGATGAAGGAGTTAAGGGTAAgatgttaataaattttattggcatagttatacaaaatattcatattaaaaaaaaggatTAACGAATCTTAAGGCGCGAAAATATAAATGCATGGACCCAACAGAGGCTTAGGTGATTGGTCGACATCCGGTTTTAACACTCACGAAACGgttgtttttttaaatgaagACTTTCTTTATTCCCAGTCCCAGTTCTCTTGAACAGGTTGCCACAGTTACTGTCTCTATGACTACTACACCCTTTGCTCTTGGCGTATCTACAATTATAATCGAATTTCTAAATAAAACCTCAGCTTTTTTGAGATTTATGATGAGATCCGGTTATTATCACTCTGGAAGTTATAGATGCTGAGGCTACTCCCTCCCTATCATAGCGCTTAAACTATGCCTGTAAAATCTGAACTTTAAACTTTGTTGATGGCTGGTTTCTAgaagtcacaaaaaaatggTATAAGATGGCACATTTTGACCCCCGCGTCTGTTGACTTTCTGCTTAGTATTATGCTGTCTCGCGAGACCACTTCAAAACACGGATTACGCCTTGCTGAAACTAGCAACTAATGATAACTGAAACCCAGCAGTTACTACACAACTTCGtctctaattttttttatattgtatcTTACTTTTGGTCCTTACTCGGCGACCGTTTCGTTTTCTGCATTTCGAAACATAGATGATGACACATTTCTACCATTTTTACGTCGGGATACATTAAAAAACCTATTTCATTGATAAAAACGAGTTCGATACAAACCATTACTGCACTAGAAAGGCAGCACACAACTTATGTATTTTTCCCAAAATCCAAATCTGCTGTCTATTTTGCAGTCCAACCAGTCCAGTGCTCAACAGAGGAAGCAATTCAAATTGGTTATTGTGACCATATTTTTTCCAACCTGTCTAATTTTTAGAGATTGACGGATTTTTTTCGACGGAAGCTAGTCAACTGTCAGACTATGAAAATTACATGATCTGGATGCAGTGTGGCCCTAATGGTTAGTAAAAACACTAGACTATGATGTTGAAAAAGCCGGAATTCTTGTACAAATAAATGCGCACATAATGCCACgaaaatgcaatatatatatatagaaaggGATAAGAGAAGACTAATATATATCATCAAGAAAGCTGGGTACTACGATGTCCAATTATCAAAGCGTATTGCTGGGgatttcgaatcaaatatttgacATGAATCGAATAGTTAATTATTTGAATGAATtcagacaaaaattttgaatcgccgccatcttgtttcgaGGGGAATCACTCATATTTCATAGTGGacccatattttttaaatgtaatttcGTCATATATATGAC
Encoded here:
- the LOC120348336 gene encoding uncharacterized protein LOC120348336 gives rise to the protein MEVLTILSALCFTALVVAKPTTKECQLPALKEVDSNMLTGTWYLVLTPVQPFEEMMPCFAAKNVRDSGKGTYVRGMIIYPSKDTVEIEDIPLHYFAMNHTSINYMDPKYEFIFADSAKRHGIGEEGMKEVKGVFSLGASQVTDYENYLIWVECAFNGDKYALAYTRTNHPSAENILQIHNALAEIGGEWSQIPLHLAGCTKFDIPFAEI
- the LOC144425110 gene encoding uncharacterized protein LOC144425110 isoform X1, with protein sequence MDLRAIFIALCLITLCSGKPTSNEKCRLPSLEQFDSNMLTGTWYQVLRPTVLLGNSLLCFAIKDIRETQKDSYSRGLIIHPSSNGNIAFEDLPMHFWFRNNTSIHQMDKKYEYIFVDLEKNLGVSDEGVKEIDGFFSTEASQLSDYENYMIWMQCGPNGERFAAGFTRTNHPSPENVLQIRNALIEAGGGWSQVQLHLTSCTKLDIPYPEA
- the LOC144425110 gene encoding uncharacterized protein LOC144425110 isoform X2 — encoded protein: MDLRAIFIALCLITLCSGKPTSNEKCRLPSLEQFDSNMLTGTWYQVLRPTVLLGNSLLCFAIKDIRETQKDSYSRGLIIHPSSKNNTSIHQMDKKYEYIFVDLEKNLGVSDEGVKEIDGFFSTEASQLSDYENYMIWMQCGPNGERFAAGFTRTNHPSPENVLQIRNALIEAGGGWSQVQLHLTSCTKLDIPYPEA